A region of the Dioscorea cayenensis subsp. rotundata cultivar TDr96_F1 unplaced genomic scaffold, TDr96_F1_v2_PseudoChromosome.rev07_lg8_w22 25.fasta BLBR01001764.1, whole genome shotgun sequence genome:
TTCTTCCCTCAATTGCGCCGCCAAgttcacctaggcttcttttgaGGGCAGAATACCtgaataaaaaccaattaaaccaccaAAGGACATAGATTCATCACAAAGAATACATTAATTATACATAATTTATACACAtaaaatgcatacatttagatgtttatcaaacatccacACACCCAAGCTTTTGATTGCCCTTAagtaaacaaagatgaagaacaggggcaagaagataaaagGCTAAATGTacaacctcaagctcaaaattaaagaactccacaagaacaaatgaaaagaaatcaaaatagtGAGTTGTTCAAAAAATAACCAAGTAAAGACAGTCTAGTTTTACCTAAAGACATGATAGGAAGTCCTATAACATTATCATTGCCTCACTGAACACACTTGTATCTTAATGAGTAAAAATTGTTACATTAACAAAAATTGaagtaatatttaatattttattttggttttacgTTGATATGCATCGTGTTAGTCAATTCTAAAGTTTGTTTTGAAGCATTTTGGTCTCGAATACTAAGTGGTTGGTCTCTGAATAACTAAAGAAATGAATTGTTCTTCTCTAATTGAGTCATGAATTCGATGATCAAGTGGCAAACAAGAGCCTCATCGAGTATGTCATCTGGGTTCGAGCACCAAGTGTTGGGAAATAAAGTCGAAAAGAATGGAGAGATGTGCTAGAAATCTTGTGTGATATTTATTCAATTGAATATTTTCCATATAATAGAAGGTTACTTAATTgattatataaaagatgaaacaatagtACAGTGTTGGGATTATGTTTCAtcaatattttagtttttatatattttcaaagttttatataaacatttaactcataattatatatatatatatatatttttacataagACAACAAGCATCGTCAATAGAGAAAACAAGTCtgagaatatattgattacGGGTAACTTAATCTACCCTTTTAGTGATTTATTATATAGGGCTGGATTAACACGAGCGATAGATAGTGGTATGTCGTATGTATccaaatgatatatataaaaataacctCAATAATAGTAAATTTTTATCAGTGCAATACAACTCGCTCTCACATGGAACCATACATGAAGACCTAGTGAATAGTGAAAACaactataaatttgaaatttgagatAAATACTATCTTAgcaaaattattaaattcataaaaattcaaTCCCAATGTTTATATATTCCAAGTGGGGAAACAACAGTCACAATAGAAGATGCTCATGTTTTTGGCCAActtttaggggccgtttggttcgtgataatgacatattaccacataacgagattaccatggtaatatgagtgggaatgttatatggttgggaatattgcggtaatttaatataaccatatttggttgggaactcttattagcGGGAATAGTgcattaccgtgtttggttgtcatggtaatcaatttattaaaatataaaaagttataagattaccatggtaatccaagatagacaccaaatttggtgctaataggattaccacttctttggtaatatttttaagttggtaatgtgatattaccatccacattaccaccggtgcaatgccaaatgtggtaatattttcatattatcacgtaacacgtggtaattttttaacattaccGTGAACCAGACGGCCCCTTAGTCTTTCTGGGCGACCCATCCAAAGAATTTCTTCCCCTGAAGAAATGGCTTTGAAGTAAAGGCAGAGTGTGGAAGTAAAAAAGATCATTCCTAACTCCACTACACAGCCAGAAAACCACAATCGGTGATCAATAAGACACACCATTCTACAATCTCCTTTGGAACCTATGACACTTCTGTCCTGTCTTCAGACTTCCCAGCGAGTTTTCTTCCCCTGCATCTATCTGGTCATCATCATTTTACCTATCCTTGAAGATGAATGACAAACGAAAGTTAAGGGTTTGAGTCACTGTCTACTTCATTACCAGCTCTAGACACAAACCTCAGACCTATTGAATAGATAGATTGCCATTAGACTTTCTATTTGAAGTGCTCAATTGCGTCTTATTACAACAATGTTGTGTTTAGTCTCATCTGGCAAAAGGTATGCCGGCCGAGCGACTTCTAACCTATCAGCATGCGTGATTGAAAGCCCTTGTGGTAGAGATGAAGAGCCCACGTACCCATTTAGGTTCAATAGTTTATGAATTACAAATCAGTTTGTTTCATTTGACTAGCCTTTGGTGGAGTACGTAATACTCAAAACAATGTTCTAGATGTACAGGTCTCTCTAATGAGATGCGCTTCTCCTTgaattatatgaataataaaattttataaaacaataatgCTTTAACTGATTCAAATATgttttgaaattaaaagtaattttattatttttttcagattttgcaatgataatttaacattttctgttaaaatatcaaagtattctctatttgattaaaaaaattaaaaatataaatataaatataaatataaatataaattctaaaatgaaacttaaaatatacttaaaaataaataaataaacgatacattttttcttaaaaaaattgaccCCTTGCCAATTAGTAATATTGTTAATCCAAGAAAAGAGAACAACTAGcatcttaattattttattaagatgTTTCACCTGTAGTCTCCATGGCTCAGTGGAGTTATATAAGAGGTTTGAATAGAaagagaattatttattttttactatcCACCTTAATATTAAAAGAACATGggctttttaataaatagccttattttatttttaaccaaatGACCCTAGGgtcattttaattatcaaaatggcCTTAGGACTATCACATCACCCACATGAGTGATGTGATGTGCTGACTAGGCtagtattttcaaataaaaatcatgatttatttgcattttaacccttgaattgttttataattaataagttgatttaaccaaattttttttaaaaaaaattattagtgttttaaaatttattaaacttttaaataactttttaagaaatatataagtgtgtttttttgtttaaatcccttatttgtttataattaacaaattatcatTTCCCTATGATTATATAACccaaattttgtttgaaaaaattatgtaatttttttaatttattaaaaaattaattttaaaaaatatatttgaatatgaaaacacaaagggcttataatttattatttaattaaatcatgaaatcaataataacttttaaaattatttgaagttaaaaaacataattgcatttaaatataaatacagTTACATCATATATTTCTCCCTTATTTAGGGCAAGTAGTTCTATAATGATCTGGTTATTTACATATAGAGCATAAATTATGTCTAGTAGAATCAGGGTTTCTGCTGGCCAACCAAAGATCAGATGTAGACGAATGCATATAGataaaaaccctgatcctaCTAGAAGTAATTTATgctctatatataaataacccGGTCATTATAGAACTACTTGCCCTAGGCAAGGGAGAAATATATGAtgtaactttatttttatttaaatgcaattatgttttttaacttcaaataattttaaaagttattattgatttcatgatttaaatatttaattaaaaaataaattatttggccTTTGTGTTTTCATAATTCAAATacattcattaaaattaattttttttaataaattaaaaaaattatataacttttttaaacaaaatttgggttaaataatcaaaaagaaaagataatttattaattataaaaaaataagggatttaaataaaaaaaacacattgatatatttcttaaaaagttatttaaaatttaataaattttaaaacactaataatttaaaataaatagttaaaaactaaaaataaatcaacttattattataaaataatttaggGTTAAAATGCAAAGAACTTAAGGTTTTTATAATCAACCCATCACATCACCCATGTAGCTGATGTGACTTAAGGtcattttgttaaataataaaaaaaaatagagctcAAGGCatcttaattatttgattaGGATTCACCTAATCAAATGGATCTACTTTAGGTCTCCACGGCTTAGTGGAGTTATATAAGAGGTTTGAAAAGAAAGATCCTCATTCTCCATAGTTGCGTGACAGTTTTTTTCTCCCACTCATCTATGGCTACAGTTAAGAACCTTCTTAAGAGCGACGATCTTCTTAAGGTTTTATGACTTTCCTTTAcattgtttcatttattttttatttttattttgttatctaGTTCATGATGTTTGTTTCAGTATATGTTGGAGACAAATGTATATCCAAGGGAGCATGAACAACTGAAGGAGTTGAGAGAGGTAACAATGAAAGATATAAGGTAAAATTTCCCTATTTCCCTCTCTCCCTCTCTATATATTTCTAGAGATTTTAATTATAgaagctttctttctttctttctatttcagTATAAACACCATAATATTTATTATCTATCATACGAGAATGGGATGATGACATGTTaagttatttttagttttatgaATTAACAAGggatttatattacttattaaTGTCTGTAATcgcaataaaataataataataataaattccttGAAGAACATGGACTAATCACTTTGAGGTAAAAAATATCAGACTATTGACCTTTGTTAAAGAAAGGGACGAGAATCATAGTTAATGTTGTTAACATAATTGCATTCCAAGTTAATTATTTCATGTCTTGTTCAATGAAATAGGGGAGAAATGAGTGTGCCTGCAGATGAAGGGCAACTTTTATCAGTTATTTTGAAGCTAATGAATGCTAAGAAGACCATAGAAATTGGAGTTTTCACTGGCTATTCGCTTCTCACTACTGCATTGGCATTGCCGAAGGATGGGAAGGTTGCATAAATCCTATCTTATTTCatcatcttatttttaaatttaataaaggaGAAATTTGAATATGcatgtgttttaatttttatttaattcattcttatttttagaTAATAGCTATCGATATGGATAGATCATCTTTTGAAATAGGACTCCCTTTTATTCAAAAAGCGGGAGTGGAAGAAAAAATCAACTTTATTGAGTCCGAAGCAATACCTATCCTTGATAAGATGATTGAAGAGGTAAAATCTCTcaatttttaattctataaat
Encoded here:
- the LOC120256966 gene encoding norbelladine 4'-O-methyltransferase 2-like; the encoded protein is MATVKNLLKSDDLLKYMLETNVYPREHEQLKELREVTMKDIRGEMSVPADEGQLLSVILKLMNAKKTIEIGVFTGYSLLTTALALPKDGKIIAIDMDRSSFEIGLPFIQKAGVEEKINFIESEAIPILDKMIEEAKDGEEDLYDFAFVDADKTNYGEYHERLLKLVKIGGAIIYDNTLWLGTVVEPLDFSFNEEADLEVRNFLVKFNKFLAADSRVEICQVCIGDGLTICMRIL